A DNA window from Lates calcarifer isolate ASB-BC8 unplaced genomic scaffold, TLL_Latcal_v3 _unitig_3848_quiver_2117, whole genome shotgun sequence contains the following coding sequences:
- the LOC108894776 gene encoding uncharacterized protein LOC108894776 — protein MEAQIGVLFFFMVWSSSAAGEVKILRGTEGGNITLPVPAIDSGYLSLGPKILANVNEGKIQILDNKYKHRLLWNRTTGLFTLTGLQRADSGIYAISSKSYNLTVHEPVSDPTVKRLSVSTESCTLLCAVDQAAETTLLWYKDEEKLNESSSALPLPLIIHRQDFNSSYRCVAASPAEKKTLSVTVKTLCEHNHTNSTDDIRHKRHHTVGIVISILSVVIVTLVAFFIKWKCLDKNKRITRQTQGSCGNISLSPYTPDIKLRPAQFICYQSGFSSSLPDLFCRHCHSQLGSASSSDFCRAPSKPLLSPLLSPERPALTPSPKPISMSAINDPLNFHLPPEFLFCILGPREK, from the exons ATGGAAGCACAGATAGgagttcttttcttttttatgg TATGGAGCTCATCGGCCGCTGGGGAGGTGAAGATCCTGAGAGGCACTGAAGGAGGAAACATCACTCTGCCTGTCCCTGCTATCGACTCTGGATATCTTTCACTTGGGCCAAAGATTCTTGCTAATGTCAATGAGGGGAAGATCCAGATACTGGATAATAAGTACAAGCACAGACTTCTCTGGAACAGAACCACTGGACTCTTTACACTCACAGGACTACAGAGGGCTGACTCAGGGATATATGCCATTTCCTCTAAATCTTATAACCTCACAGTGCATG AGCCTGTCTCAGATCCTACAGTGAAGAGGCTTAGTGTGAGCACTGAGAGCTGCACCTTGCTGTGTGCTGTGGACCAAGCTGCAGAAACTACACTGTTGTGGTACAAAGATGAGGAGAAACTGAACgagagcagctctgctctccctcttcctctcattaTACACAGGCAGGATTTCAACTCTTCATATAGATGTGTAGCTGCCAGCCCTGCTGAGAAGAAAACTCTTTCAGTCACTGTTAAGACATTGTGtgaacacaaccacacaaacagcacagatgaCATCAGACACAAAAGACACC aTACAGTTGGAATTGTAATCTCCATCCTGTCTGTTGTGATTGTTACACTTGTTGCCTTTTTCATCAAGTGGAAGTGTCTTGACAAGAACAAAAGGATAACCAGACAAACACAAGGCAG TTGTGGGAAT ATATCACTATCACCTTATACTCCTGACATCAAGCTACGTCCAGCTCAGTTCATCTGCTACCAGTCTGGATTCAGCTCCAGTCTGCCTGACTTGTTCTGCCGCCACTGCCATTCCCAGCTTGGCTCTGCCAGTTCATCAGATTTCTGCCGTGCTCCATCGAAACCATTACTCAGCCCACTGCTCAGCCCAGAGCGTCCAGCTCTCACCCCTTCACCCAAACCCATTTCTATGTCAGCAATAAATGACCCTTTAAACTTCCATCTGCCTCCTGAGTTTTTGTTCTGCATTTTGGGCCCACGAGAGAAGTGA